A genomic window from Serratia liquefaciens includes:
- the ubiU gene encoding ubiquinone anaerobic biosynthesis protein UbiU produces MELLCPAGNLPALKAAVDNGADAVYIGLKDDTNARHFAGLNFTEKKLQEAVEYVHRHNRKLHIAINTFAHPDGYTRWQRAVDMAAQLGADVLILADLAMLEYAAERYPQLERHVSVQASATNEEAIRFYQRHFDVGRVVLPRVLSMHQVKQLARTSPVPLEVFAFGSLCIMAEGRCYLSSYLTGESPNTVGACSPARYVRWQQTAQGMESRLNGVLIDRYRDDENAGYPTLCKGRYLVDDVRYHALEEPTSLNTLELLPELLAANIASVKIEGRQRSPAYVSQVARVWRQAIDRCQADPAAYQAEAGWMEALGSMSEGTQTTLGAYHRKWQ; encoded by the coding sequence ATGGAGCTGCTTTGTCCCGCCGGTAACCTGCCGGCCCTGAAGGCTGCGGTGGATAACGGCGCTGACGCCGTGTACATCGGCCTGAAAGATGATACCAACGCGCGCCACTTTGCCGGCCTCAACTTTACCGAGAAAAAGCTGCAGGAGGCGGTCGAGTACGTCCATCGCCACAACCGCAAGCTGCACATCGCCATCAATACCTTTGCCCACCCGGACGGCTACACCCGCTGGCAGCGGGCGGTGGATATGGCGGCTCAACTGGGTGCCGACGTGCTGATCCTCGCCGATTTGGCGATGCTGGAATACGCCGCCGAACGTTACCCGCAGTTGGAGCGCCACGTGTCGGTGCAGGCTTCTGCCACTAACGAAGAGGCAATTCGCTTCTACCAACGCCATTTCGACGTCGGTCGGGTGGTGCTGCCGCGCGTGCTGTCGATGCACCAGGTTAAACAGCTGGCGCGTACCAGCCCAGTGCCGCTGGAGGTTTTCGCCTTCGGCAGCCTGTGCATCATGGCCGAGGGGCGTTGCTACCTCTCCTCTTATCTGACCGGCGAATCCCCCAACACCGTCGGTGCCTGTTCGCCGGCACGCTACGTGCGCTGGCAGCAAACGGCTCAGGGTATGGAGTCGCGCCTGAACGGGGTGCTGATCGACCGCTACCGGGACGATGAAAATGCCGGCTACCCAACGCTGTGCAAGGGCCGCTATCTGGTGGATGACGTGCGCTACCACGCGCTGGAAGAGCCCACCAGCCTCAATACGCTGGAACTGCTGCCGGAGCTGTTGGCCGCCAATATCGCTTCGGTGAAAATTGAAGGCCGTCAGCGTAGCCCGGCCTATGTTAGCCAGGTTGCCCGCGTGTGGCGCCAGGCTATCGACCGCTGCCAGGCCGATCCGGCCGCTTATCAGGCCGAGGCCGGCTGGATGGAGGCGCTCGGCTCGATGTCCGAAGGCACCCAGACCACCCTCGGCGCCTATCATCGCAAATGGCAGTAG
- the ubiT gene encoding ubiquinone anaerobic biosynthesis accessory factor UbiT, translating to MLEQLRARIVRQGPSLLRVPLKFTPFALQRQLLEQVLGWQFRQALADGDLEFLESRWLKIEVRDLALHWFMTVENGKLVVSQHAEADVSFSGDANDLILIAARKQDPDTLFFQRRLQIEGDTELGLYVKNLMDAIELEAMPAPLRLGLLQLAEFVEAGLQEGTAQTSRVPVSC from the coding sequence GTGTTGGAACAATTACGAGCGCGCATTGTGCGCCAGGGGCCGTCGCTGCTGCGAGTACCGCTAAAATTCACGCCGTTTGCTTTGCAGCGCCAGCTTCTGGAACAGGTGCTGGGCTGGCAGTTCCGCCAGGCGTTGGCGGATGGCGATTTGGAATTTCTCGAATCGCGCTGGTTAAAGATCGAAGTCCGCGATCTGGCGCTACACTGGTTTATGACGGTAGAAAACGGCAAGCTGGTTGTCAGCCAACACGCCGAGGCTGATGTCAGCTTCAGCGGCGACGCCAACGATCTGATTCTTATCGCAGCGCGTAAGCAAGATCCCGATACGCTGTTCTTTCAGCGTCGGCTGCAGATTGAAGGGGACACCGAATTGGGCCTGTATGTAAAAAATCTGATGGACGCCATCGAGCTGGAAGCCATGCCTGCGCCGTTGCGCCTGGGCCTGCTGCAACTGGCTGAATTTGTCGAAGCAGGGCTGCAGGAGGGCACGGCGCAAACTTCCCGTGTGCCGGTATCATGCTAA
- a CDS encoding GNAT family N-acetyltransferase, whose translation MLIRVEIPVDAAGIDALLRRAFGRDDEADLVQQLREDGLLTLGIVATDDEGGVVGYAAFSPVDVAGEDRQWVGLAPLAVDESLRRQGLGEKLIYEGLDSLNEFSYAAVVVLGDPAYYGRFGFKPAAAYGLQCRWPGSEAAFQVYPLAENALDDVRGAVEFSEPFNRF comes from the coding sequence ATGCTAATCCGCGTAGAAATTCCGGTAGATGCCGCGGGGATCGACGCGCTTTTGCGTCGTGCATTTGGGCGTGACGACGAGGCCGATCTGGTGCAGCAACTGCGCGAAGATGGCCTGTTGACGCTGGGCATTGTTGCCACCGACGACGAAGGCGGCGTGGTAGGCTATGCGGCGTTCAGTCCGGTGGACGTGGCCGGAGAGGATCGCCAATGGGTCGGTCTGGCACCGCTGGCGGTGGACGAAAGCCTGCGTCGGCAGGGGCTGGGCGAAAAGCTGATCTACGAAGGGTTGGATTCGCTCAATGAGTTCAGCTATGCCGCAGTGGTGGTGCTGGGCGATCCCGCTTATTACGGCCGCTTCGGCTTTAAACCGGCTGCCGCCTACGGGCTGCAATGCCGTTGGCCGGGCAGCGAAGCCGCCTTCCAGGTGTATCCGCTGGCGGAAAATGCTCTGGATGATGTGCGCGGGGCGGTGGAGTTTTCCGAGCCGTTTAACCGGTTTTAA